Proteins found in one Panicum hallii strain FIL2 chromosome 4, PHallii_v3.1, whole genome shotgun sequence genomic segment:
- the LOC112889928 gene encoding AT-rich interactive domain-containing protein 6-like — MSQDQGGEDPPPRPQAEGEAPPAADVPMGEAAAVDDDDDEEPVTGEGGADGAAGTFDSVEGWVKPEAAGAAEGDGEELKGDAAADSVGEAEKLENGDEPVTVGGEKGGSPVGDAADGGDDKGVDGQNQAAENQIVLVPADEDLAMSKISNNSFMFDYSTGGDDSGTEEEQAAFMKELERFYREKMMEFKPPKFYGEGLNCLKLWRQVTGLGGYDQVTSCKLWRQVGESFKPPKTCTTVSWTFRNFYEKALLEYEKHKIETGEFQVASSTLADRIGSESQVGGSHISGSGRARRESATRAMQGWHSQRLLGNGEIADPIIKDKGTIVLKKDKTPKSSGSAKRKRTPSLEDDRVVPYKSDKLQNDSMVIDMGPPADWVKINVRRTKDCYEVYALVPGLLREEVHVQSDPAGRLIVTGEPEQLDNPWGVTPFKKVISLPSRIDPHQTSAVVTLHGQLFVRAPFEQSKQ; from the exons ATGTCGCAAGATCAAGGTGGGGAGGatcctccgccgcggccgcagGCGGAAGGCGAggcaccgccggccgccgacgTCCCCATGGGCGAGGCTGCGGCGgtggatgatgatgatgatgaggaacCCGTCACTGGGGaaggcggcgcggacggggcgGCTGGCACCTTTGACTCCGTGGAGGGTTGGGTGAAGCCCGAAGCagcgggcgcggcggagggggaCGGGGAGGAGCTGAAGGGTGACGCAGCGGCGGATTCCGTTGGCGAGGCTGAGAAATTGGAGAACGGGGATGAGCCCGTGACGGTGGGCGGGGAGAAGGGAGGCTCGCCGGTGGGAGATGCTGCAGATGGCGGTGATGATAAGGGCGTGGATGGTCAGAATCAGGCTGCTGAGAACCAGATTGTGCTGGTGCCGGCTGATGAGGACCTGGCCATGTCCAAGATCTCAAATAATTCCTTCATGTTCGATTACTCCACTGGTGGTGATGACTCGGGGACTGAGGAGGAGCAGGCTGCCTTCATGAAGGAGCTCGAGAGGTTCTACAGGGAGAAGATGATGGAGTTCAAGCCCCCGAAGTTTTACGGTGAAGGATTGAATTGCCTCAA GTTGTGGAGACAAGTTACTGGATTGGGTGGCTATGATCAG GTGACGTCATGCAAACTGTGGCGCCAAGTGGGGGAGTCATTCAAACCTCCAAA GACATGCACAACTGTTTCATGGACGTTCCGTAACTTCTATGAGAAG GCACTCCTTGAatatgagaaacacaaaattGAAACAGGAGAGTTCCAAGTAGCTTCATCTACTTTAGCAGATCGAATTGGTTCTGAGAGCCAG GTGGGTGGAAGCCATATATCTGGCTCTGGAAGGGCCAGAAGAGAATCTGCAACTCGTGCTATGCAAGGCTGGCATTCTCAGCGTCTACTAGGAAATGGTGAAATTGCTGATCCAATAATTAAG GATAAAGGCACTATTGTCTTGAAGAAGGATAAAACTCCTAAAAGCAGTG GTTCTGCCAAGAGGAAAAGGACTCCATCCTTGGAAGATGACAGGGTGGTGCCATATAAATCCGATAAGCTACA AAATGACTCTATGGTTATTGACATGGGCCCTCCTGCTGATTGGGTGAAGATAAACGTTAGGAGAACT AAAGATTGCTATGAAGTCTATGCATTGGTGCCTGGCCTTCTGCGGGAAGAG GTACATGTTCAGTCTGATCCTGCTGGTCGTTTGATAGTTACTGGAGAACCTGAGCAACTAGATAACCCATGGGGTGTTACTCCATTCAAGAAG GTCATTAGTTTGCCTTCCCGCATTGATCCTCACCAAACCTCTGCAGTTGTCACTCTCCATGGGCAGCTATTTGTGCGTGCACCATTTGAGCAATCAAAACAATGA